The DNA window AGGGCCGTATAGCGGCTCCGGGCGAAATCGAGGTCGGCATAGCGAGCTTCGAGCGGGAAGGTGTACTTGCCGAGCCAGACCTCCAGAGGCACGTCCAGCGCCTGCCCGAGCTGCGGATATTGCGGCGCGTGCACATGGCAGTCGACGAAACCGGGTATGCCGTAGCTGCCGGCCGGCAGGCGGACGATCGCCTCGCCGAGCACAGCGATACGGTCAGTGTAACCGGCGTCGCCGGGCAGCGTCACCGCTGCGATGGTGCCGGCTTCGTCCACCTCGATCAGCGCATCGCGGAGGACATCGAGCCGATCCGGGCTGGGCGCCTGGAAGAAGGTGCCGAGGATTGCTCGGCCGGTGAGGCTTTTCATCGGTCTCCTCCGTCAGGCTTCGGCCGAGCGCAGAGGCGCCGCCACCCGCCGCGCCCGCTGGGCACGCAGAGAGAACAGGATCAGCGCGATGATCGTCACCAGGAATGGGATGCTCTGGACGAGTTCGGCCGGGATCCAGCTGAACAGGTTGGGCATGATGATCGACAGCGCGTCGAAGACGCCGAACAACAAGGCCGCCCACATGGCTCCGATCGGGTGACGGGCGCCGAGCAGCACGGCGCCGAGGGCGATGAAGCCACGGCCGGCGGTCATGTCGCGGGTAAAGCCGACGTAGTTGAACATGGCGAGCTGGGCACCGCCGAGGCCGGCCAGCAGACCCGAGGCGACGAGACTCCAGAAACGTACCTTGGCGACCGGGATACCGGCCGCTTCCGGCGCCGCGGGATACTCGCCGACGGCGCGCAGCCACAGGCCGGGTGGCGTACGGTAGAGGAAGTACCAGATGCCGAACACGCTGAGGATGGCGAGCCAGCTCAGCGCCGAATGGCCGGACAGCAAGCTGTGCAGCAGCGGGCCGACGCCGGGAATTGAAGCGAGAAACGGCAGGTCGACGGCCGGAATCGCCTTGGAGATGAGGTTGATCGACGTTCCCTTGTCACCGCCGGTGGCCAGCGACAGCGCGAACACCGTACCGCCGGCCGCCAGAATGTTGACGGCAAAGCCAACGAGGATGATGTCGGCCTTCAGGCGAAGGTGGAAGAAGCCCATCAAAGCACCGAGTGCACCCCCGGCGGCAAGACCGGCCAGTACCGCCACATACCAGGGCGCATGCACCGACACGATGACGGCGGTCAGCGCCGAGATCAGCATCATGCCCTCGAGTGCTACGTTGAGCGCGCCGGACAGATCGGAGATGAGGCCGCCGAGCGTCGCAAACAGCAGGGGTGTCGAGGTCCGGATGACCGTGACGAAGAAGGTGGCGGAGAAGACGGTGATCAGGAGTTCGGTCATTTGCCGGCAGCCTCCGTGGCGGGGGCGGCGCCGAAGCGGAACAGCCGCGCCCAGAACGTCTTGCCGGGGAGCGTGAAGGAGGAGGCGACCAGCAGGATGATGGTGGCCTGCACGATGGAGATCACCTCCGACGGCACATCGGATCGGATGGCCATCAGTTGCGCGCCTTGGCGGAGATAGCCGTAGAACAGCGCCACGATCGGCACCACCAGCGGCCGGTCACGGGCGACGATCGCCACCAGGATGCCCTCGAAGGCCAGGTTGCCGTCGAAATCGATGGCCAGCCGGCCGAAGGCGCGGCCATGCACGTAGACGGCGCCGAGCAGACCACCGATCGCTCCGGCCGCCGTCATCGCCGAGATCATGGTCAGCGACGAGCGGATGCCGGCATATTCGGCGAAGCGGGGGTTGTGCCCGACGAGGCGCAGCTTCAGGCCCCAGCGCGTGCGGTAGAGCAGAAACCACACCACCGCCACCGATACGGCGGCGATGACGATGCCGAGGTCGAAGCGCGTATTGGGCAGGATGGCCGGGAAGATCGATTGAGCCGGAAATTTCTCGGTCATCAGCTGGCCGGTGCCTGTCGGCGCCAGATGGGCGCGGATCAGATAGTTGACGATCTTGATGGCGAGATAGTTCAGCATCAGCGACGAGACGATCTCGTTGGCGCCGAAGCGGGCCTTGGCGTAGCCGGGGATGAAGCCGTAGGCCGCGCCGGCCAGCATGGCGACCAGGATGCCGAGCGGCAGTGCCAGGAAGGTCGCACCGAGTGGCGACAGGGCAATGAACGTCGCAAACAGCGCGCCGACATAGACCTGTCCCTGCACGCCCATCGAGAACTGCCGCGCCTGGAACACCATCGCGAAGGCAAGGCCAGTCAGCGTCAGCTTGGCCACTTCGTCGACCCAGAGGCCGGTTGTGCGCATTGACGAGAAGGGCGCGGTCAGCAGCGTGCCATAGGCCTTCACCGGGTCCTGCGAGGTGAACAGCACCACCACGAACGTCACCAGAAGGGCGATCGCCAGCGCCGCGAGGGCTCGGCCGATTTCATTGCGCGCCGCCTTGGTGCGAGGGTCGGTCAGAAGGCTCATTTGAGGGCGGCTCTCACGGTTTCGGGCGACTGGGTCTCGATGCCGAGCATGTAGCGGCCGAGAGTTTCCGGCGTCAGCTCGTCCGAGTTGACGAAAGCGGCGACGATGCGACCGCGATAGAAGACGACGAGGCGATCCGATAGCGCCAGCAGTTCGCCAAGATCGGCCGAACAGAGAAGCACGGCCGCGCCGCCGTCGCGGGCGCCGGTGATCGACTTCCAGATGAATTCGGTGGCGCCGAGGTCGACGCCGCGCGTCGGCTGGTTGACCAGCAAGAGTTTCGGCTGCTCGGCCAATTCGCGCGCCACGACGACCTTCTGCATGTTGCCGCCCGACAGGGTGCCGACCGCCGAGGCAGGGCCGCCGACCTTGATCGAAAAACGGCCAATCAGCTGTTCGGCTTGGGCGCGGATGGCCTTGAGGTCGAGAAGGCCGTGCCGGACGAAGCGCTCATCCTCGAGCCGCGTCGCCACCATGTTCTCGGCGACGCTCGCCCCGACGGCAAGGCCACGGGCGATGCGGTCCTCGGGGATGCTGGCAAGGCCAAGATGACGCCGCTCCTTGACATCGAGCGGCAGAAGATCTTCGCCATCAACGTAGATCGCCCCGTCGGCAACCGAGCGAAGGCCCGCCACGGCCTCGATCAGCTCGGACTGGCCGTTGCCCTCGACACCGACAAGGCCGACAATCTCACCCTTGCGAACCTTGAGATTGAGATCCTGGCAGATGGGCGCACCGGTTTCGCCATGGATGTGCAGGCCCTTCACCTCGAGGCTGACGGGGCCCTCATCCTTGGCGCGGTCGACGCGCAACGTCACTTCCCGGCCCACCATCATGGTGGCAAGGCTGTGTTCGTCAACGTCCCTGGACAGCACTTCGCCGACAGTGCGGCCGCCGCGCATCACAGTGATGCGGTCGGAAATCTCCAAGACTTCCGGCAGCTTGTGAGCGATGAAAATAACCGTCTTGCCTTGTGCCACCAGCGAGCGGACGGCGACAAACAGCTCCTCCACCTCCTGCGGCGCCAGGACGGCCGTCGGCTCGTCGAGGATCAGCACACGGGCATTGCGATAAAGCGCCTTCAGAATTTCAACGCGCTGCTGCTGACCGACCGGAATACGCCCCACCGGCGGCAGCGGATCGACCTTCAGCCGATATTTCTCCGACAGCGCGCGCACTTCGGCGATCGCCTTGTCACGATCGAAGCGGATGCCGGCGCGGGGCTCGGCGCCGAGCACCACGTTTTCGTAGACGGAGAAGGAGGGCACCAGCGAGAAATGCTGGAACACCATGCCGATGCCGGCGTCGATGGCCTCGCGCGGCTTGGCGAAGTTGACCGGCTTACCGTCGAAGAGCAGTTCACCCGTATCAGGCTGTTCGACGCCGAACAGGATCTTCATCAACGTCGATTTACCGGCCCCGTTCTCGCCGATCACCGCATGGACCTCGCCGGGCATGACGGTGAGATCGACGCCGTTGTTGGCCAGGGTGCCGCCCGGATAGGTCTTGGAAATTGATTTCGCCTGGATGAGAGGCACCATGTCGTCCGTCCCCGAATGGAAGCGGCCCCGCTCCCTGGTGAGAGGCGGGGCCGCCGAGCCTTACTTCATCACCGTGTCGACCTTGATTTCACCGGCGATGATCTTCTTTTCCTGTTCGTCGACGGCGGCGCGCACGTCGGCGGGGACTGCCTTGTCGTAATACTTGTTCTTGGCGATGGCGACGGCGCCGTCCTGCAGGCCGAGCAGCACGATCTGGCCATAGGTGGCGGTGCCGTCGATCGTCTTCTTCAGCGTGTCATAGAGCGACTGGCCGACCTTCTTTTCAACCGAGGTGAAGATCACGTCGGCCTGGGCGGGATCGGACGCCTCGAAAATGAGGGCCTGGTCGCTGTCGACGCCAACGGCGAGCTTGCCGCCGTCGCGGGCCGCCTGCAGCGCGCCGATGCCGGTACCGCCGGCGATGGGGAACACCACGTCGACGCCCTGCGAGAACTGGGCCAGCGCCAGCTCCTTACCCTTGGCCGGGTCGGTGAACGAGCCGGCGACGGCGCGCGTCACCTCGACATTCGGATTGGCGGCCTTGGCGCCCTGCTCGAAACCGACGGCGAATTCGACCACCGTCGCGCCTTCGACACCAAGGATCTCGCCGAGCTTGCCGGTCTTGGAGACCTTGGCAGCGGCGTAGCCGGCCAGATAGGCGGCCGTCGACGTGCGATACTGGATCGCCATCATGTTCTTGAGATCGGCTTTGGCGAAGTCCGGCGCGTCATCGAACAGGATGAATTTCTTGTCGGGGTACTCGGGGGCCAGTTCGGCCATGAAGGCATTCATTTCCCACGTGCCGGCGATGATGACGTCATAGTCGCCGTCGGCCGCGTCGGCGAGCGCCGGCTGCCAGCGGCCGCGATCGAGACCCGCCTCGATGACGGTGGTTTTCACCGGCAGTTCGGCATCTGCCTTCTTGAGGCCGGCGGCGGCGCTGTCGAAGAAGCTCTTGTCGCCGAGGTTGCCGTGCACCACCAGCGCCACCTTGAGCGGCTTGTCCTTGCTGTAATCGGCGGCAAAGGCCGAAGAACCGGCAAACGGCAGCGCAAGCCCCGCCGCGAGCGCGAGTCCGGCGAAAGTCCGCCGGCTGAGCATGTAGGTCGTCATCATTGTTCTCCTGTCTGGACGGTCTTCTTTTTATGGATGCACTTCAAAGGCCAACGAGGCGGCATAAAGCTCGGTCAGCCGTTCGATCCTCGCTTCTTCGACCAGCGTCACCATCGGCGTGCCGAGACGACGACTGGGGTCGACCACGGTCATGCCGCGGGTGATGTCGGGCGCCAGCGCCACGTCGACGGACGCGCGGATGGACCGCGTGACGATGGAGGGATCGACGGCAACCGCCGCCGCGAAGGGATCGACGAAGCGGAAAGCGTCGCCACCGCCGAAGCCGGCCACCTGCTGACGGGCGTGGCTGGCCAGTGCCATGGAAAAGCGCTTCACCGGCGAATCCGGAAGGGCGGCGAACAGCGCATCCACCTCGGCACCGGAGAGATAATGTTCGACGCAGGGCTCCCAGGGCACGAGAACCGTGTCGATGTCGGCGGAGAAGACGATCTTGGCCGCCTCGGGATCAGCGTAGATGTTGAACTCGGCCGCCGGCGTCACGTTGCCGCGCCCGTTGACCGTACCGCCCATGATGGTCAGCCGGCCAATACCCTGGGTGATCGCCGGATCGGCGCCGAGCGCCAGGGCCAAGTTGGTCAGGGGGCCGATCATCAAGAGATCGACCTTCTCGTCTTTTAACGCGGCTTCACGCAGGGTTTGGATGAGAAAGCCGACGGCATCGTCGCCAGCCGGTTCGGCCGTGCGGGTCGGACGCGGTGCACCGCCGAGTCCATCCTCGCCATGAACGTGCTTGGCGTCGATCAACGGTTGGGCGATCGCCTTCTCCGCCCCCATGTGGACGGGGATGTCGGCACCGACGACGGCCAAGGTCGCCAGGATATTGGCAGTCGCGGCATCAAGCCCGACGTTGCCGAAGACGGTGGTCACGGCATGAGGCGCTCGTCCGGCGGCGATCAGCAACAGCAGCGCCTGCGCGTCGTCAATTCCGCCATCGGTATCCAAAATGAGCTTGTTCATCCGGCTCATGCCACCTCGCGTGCTGCGCGGACCCGCGCCCAGAAATCAATGTAGGTTCGATCATAGGTCGAGCGGATGTCGGCAAAGTCCTGCCGAATCAACTGCCGATCTCGGACCAGTGGTTCGCCATCCACCCAGACGTGCCGCACGTCGCGGCCACTGCCGGAATAGATCAGCAATGCTTCGAGATCCGGTGACTTCGAATAACCCGGACCGTTGAGATCGATGGCGATGATGTCGGCGGCCTTGCCCGGTTCCAGCGAACCGGCGCGGTGGTCGAGGCCAAGCGCCTTGGCGCCGTCAATGGTTGCCATGCGCAGGAGCTCTTTCGCCGATATCGGCTGAGCGGTGCCCTGGCGATGCGAGGCGACGAGCCCCGCGACCCTCATTTCGGCGATCATGTCATAGGAATTGTTGGCCGCGACATTGTCGGTACCGAGTGCCACCGTAACGCCGGCCGCCCTGAGATCGACCACCGGGCAGATGCCTTCCCGGCCGGACCTGAGACCAGCGGTGGCGCAATGGGCGACCGAGGCAGCCGGTGCCTTGGCGAAGACGGCGATGTCGTCCGGCGACAAATCGAGGCAGTGGGCAGCGTGGACGCGACCGGCGAAGAACCCATCGCGGTCGAGCGCCACGGCGGCGGTGAGGCCGTAGCGGCGTAGCGTCTCTTCGTTGTCCTCGGGGCCGCAAGCCATGTGCAGGTGCAGGCCACAGCCGTGCTTGATGGCCAGTTCCACCTCGGCCCGGATCAATTCCTCGGTGTTGTCGACATAGGGCGCGTGGGGCCCGAACCAAGGGATGATGCGCCCATCGGCCGAACGCTGTTGTTCGATGAAGTTGGCGGCATTTTTCAGTTCGCTGACAGCGCGCTCGGGATCGCCCAGTTGGACAATGCCATAGGCGATCACGGCGCGGATGCCCGAACGGCCAGCTGCCTTGGCGACTTCATCGGCGAAGAAATACTGGTCGCAGTAGGTCGTCGTCCCCGACAGCAGCATCTCGGCGCAGGACAAAGCCACGGCGGGGCCGATGTCGGACGCGACCAGCGACAGCTCCGGCTCGCGGATCGAGTTGTACCAGCCGTCCATGGTGAGCAGGCTGTGCCCCTCCGAGCAGCCGCGAAACAGAACCATCGGCGCGTGGGTATGAGCGTTGACGAGGCCCGGCATCACCAGATGCCCGGAAAGGTCGACCACCTCGTCGAAGGTGGCTGATGAAGGCGCATCCTGCATTGGGCCGATGCCGGTAATCATGCCTTCGGAAAAGGCAACCCAACCCGGCGCAAACACCCGGTTGCGATCATCGACACTCAGCACCGTGGCGTTGCGGAGGAGCACGGAAGCCATTTGACCTGCCTCAAGTAAAGCGGTTTATTGCCGGAGCTATCGACATTTCCGCCGACCTGTCAAATGCAAACACACGCACTATGCACAATCAATATGCGGTGTTGAAATTTGCATAAGCTATAGGCGGTCATTATTTCGGTACCTGGGCTAGAGACGGAAAATGAGCATAAACCCTTACGGGTCGGATTCGACGATAAAGAGCAGGATCGAGGCTTTCGAGGAATCGGTTGGGGCGGCCGTTCGCGCCGAGATCGCCGCCGCTTGTCTTGCGCCCGGCCGGTTGGCCGCCAACCTCGGTGGCATTCTGCCGGCCGACGACGCCGCGAGAATCATCGACCGTTTCCGCCTCACGCGGATCGATGACGTCATGCTGCTCGGCCTCGGCGTGGCGCAGACGATCGCTCGACCGCCGATCTCGGGCTTCCATGTCGGCGCTATCGGCCTGGAGGCCGAAACCGGCAACCTGGTGCTGGGCGGCAATGTCGAGTTTCCCCGGACCCATCTCGGCTATACGCTTCATGGTGAGACCTTCGTTTTCACCCGCGCCTTTAGCCGTGGTACCTCGATCCGCCGCATTGCGCTCGGCGAGGCCCATCCGTGCGCCCATTGCCGACAATATCTATCCGAATTTGCGCTCGGCCCCGACCTTGAGCTGATCGATCCGCTGGGGCACCAGCTGACGCTGGGTGATCTCTATCCCTGGCCGTTCGACAGCCGCTATCTCGGCCAGCCGGGCGCCATGCCTGGCGCCGTCAACTTTCCCGCTCTCGCACCGACCGTGAGTGCCGCGCCGAGCCCAGCGATCAACGCGCTTCTGGCCGCCGGTCGTCGTGCCCATGCGCCCTACAGCGGTTGTCCCGGCGCCGTCGTCCTGGAGTTGGCCGATGGCAAGATCATCGCCGGGGCGTCGATCGAGAGCGTCGCCTTCAATCCCACCATGGGGCCTTTGCAAGCCGCGCTCGTCGATCTGATTGCGCATGGCTACCGCTTCGATGATGTTGTTCGGGCAACGCTCGGAACGGTGGCCAAAGGCGCCGTCGACTATTCTCTCAACACACGCGAGTTGCTGGGCGCCATAGCGCCCGGCGTCGCCCTCGACATTATCGACTGGAGACCGTGATGGCTGCGATTGAGCTTGCCAATGCGAGTTGGCGCGACGCCGGCGAGGCGATCACGCGAGGGGCTTGGGCAGTCCTGCCGGTCGGCGCACTGGAGCAGCACGGGTATCACCTGCCGCTCACCGTCGACACCGACCTTGCCACCGGCGTGGCGCGCGGCATCGCCGACGCACTCGGCGCCTTGCTGCTGCCGGCCATCGCCTATGGCGACGCCTGGAATAACTCCGGCTTCCTCGGCACCATTTCGCTGAAGCCCGATACGCTGAGAGCGATCGTGCTCGATATCGGCCGCGAGCTGAAGCGCATGGGCGTGCCGGTGCTGGTGACGCTGAACGGCCATTTCGGCAACAAGGAGCCGATCAGCCTTGCCGCCCGCGCTCTCGAAAGCGAAGGGCTGAAGGTGATTCATCTCGACTATCCCGGGCTCGAGGCCTTGGCCGCCAAGATTTGCGACAGTCAGCCAGCCGGACCGGGTTTCTTCCATGCCGACGAGGTGGAGACCTCGATGATGCTGGCGCTGCGGCCCGACAGCGTTCGCATGGAGAAGGCGGTGGCGGAGTATCCGACCTTTCCGCCGACCTTCGGCATCGAGCCGATGCAGCTCAGCGAGTTCAACCAGAGCGGCGTGTTCGGCGATCCCTGTCCGTCGACGGCGGACAAGGGGCGGCGGCTGATCGACGGCATCGTCGCGGCCTGTCTCGCCCAGATCGAGGCGTACAGGATCCGACATCGGCTCTAGCGAATGCTTGGGGCAGGCGTGATGCGAGGAGGGCGGACATGGTCACGTTGAATGATGTGGCGCGCGCGGCCGGGGTGTCCCCCACCGCTGTTTCGCGCCACCTCAACAGGTCGATCGCCCTGCCCAAGGTGACGGCCGACCGCATCGACGCCGCCGTCGCCCGCCTCGGCTATCGACCGAACGCCTTGGCCAAAAGATTATCGAAAGGCAAGGCTGAGGCCATCGGTCTCGCCGCGCCGGATATCTCCAATCCTTTCTTCGCGGAACTGGTCTCCGTCATCGAAGCCGCGGCGGCCGAGCGTGGCTATGGCATCAGCCTTTTCTCCACGCGCGGCGATCGGGAGCGCGAGATCGAAGCGGTCAACCATTTGGCAGACCGCTATTTCGACGGACTGATCCTGATTGCCGCCCAGCCGGACGACGGTACGCTCGGTGCTCTCATCAGCCGGCAGAACCACATCGTCCTGCTCGACGAAGACGTTCTCGGAGCACAGGCGCCGCGCGTCTTTGTCGAAAACGCCGCCGGTACGCGGATGGCAACCGAGCACCTGATTGCCATGGGGCACCGCGATATCGCGGTCATCGCCGGTCCGGATGGGCTTGGCAGCGTTGCCGAGCGGATTGAAGGCTTTGTCGGCGCCATGATCGCCCACAGCCTTCCCGTCGACGAGCGAAGGCTGATGCATGGTTCGTTCACGAGCGATTTCGGCTATCAGGCGGCACTCGCGGTGGCGCGCATGTCGCCCCGCCCGACAGCCATCCTGACCTGCAGCGACTATCTTTCGGTCGGCGTGCTGCGCGCCCTCCATCATCTCGGTCTCAGCGTGCCCGACGATATTTCTCTGGTCGGCTTTGACGACATGCCGCTGGCCGAGCTATTCGACCCGCCGCTCACCACCATTCGCCAGCCGATCGCCGAAATGGGGCGGCTGGCGCTCGAATGGCTGCTGGCATCCATCGACGGCGCCGAGGTGCCTGCTCTTACCCGCCTTCCTGTGGAGCTGATCGTACGGAAGTCGGTCGCCGACATCACGGGCGGGACGGTGAAAGCCAAACCACCCGCCCTTATCAAAGAAGGCCAGCCGATATGACCGAGACTCTGCCCGCCGATCTGGTGATTGACGCAGCCGACGAGGTGGCGATCCGTCAGCATCTGACGCTGGTTGCCCTTGGCAAACGACCGGCCGACCGGGCGGTTCGCGTCGGCCGACTGCTCGACGTCTGCGGGCGGCAATGGCTCGATGACCAGGAAATCGTCATCTCCGGCCGCCGCGTTGCCTGGGTGGGGCCGGCGGGCGCCTATCCCGGCGAGGTGGCCGAGCGCGTCGACAATTCGCACCTTGCCGCCGTTCCCGGCTTCGGCGAGGTGCACAAGCACATCGAATCGAGCCATTTGACGCCGGAGTGGGAGGCTGCGCTGACCCTGCCGCGTGGCTGTACCTGGACCTGCGAGGCCAGCCACGAATTCTCCAACGTCGATGGCGTCAACAATATCGAATTCTGGCTGGCGGCCCGTCGGGCCGGCATGCCAGCCAAGATCTTTCCGTTGCCCGGGTCGGCCGTGCCGCCGACCGCCTACGAATGGGGCGGAGGTCACTATGGCTACGACGAGCAGCGAGCCTTCCTGAAAGGGCACCTCAACGCTGTCGGCCTCGACGAGGTGATGGACTGGCCGGCCGTCTGGAATCCGGAAAATCCGTCGCACGACCGCCTTTGGGGGATGATCCGTGCCACCTTCGAGCAGCGTGGCGTCGTCGAAGGTCACGCCGCCGGCATGAAAGCCATTGACGACCTGAACGCCTTCGCCGCCGCCGGCATGGCTTCCGACCATGAGGCCTGGACGGCGGACGAGGTCCGCGAGCGGCTTCGGCGCGGCCTGTTCGTCGAGCTTCGTCCCCATTCGCTACTGGAGATCTTGAGGGATTTGATCAGCGGCGGGCTTTCCGACTGGTCGCAGTTTGCCCTCTGCACGGACGATCGCTCCTGCTCGGACACGCTGCGTCTCGGCGGTACCGATCGGAACGTCCGCCTTGCCATCGAGGCTGGGTTGCCTCCGGAAATCGCCATCCAACTGGTGACCATCAACCCGGCCCGGCATATGCGCCTGACGCCCTGGGTGGGCTCGGTGTCGCCCGGGCGCTATGCCGATCTGGTGCTTCTCGACGATGTTTCCACATTGTCGATTGCCGAGGTCTGGGCCGACGGCGAGAAGGTTTCCGAGGGCGAGCGCTATCTCAAGCCGGTGCCGGCCATCGACTGGCCGGTCTGGGCGCGGCGGACCGTCAACATCGGTCGCGACATGACCGCCGCCGACTTCGCCATTGCCGCCGATCCCGGTCGCGCCAGCATGAATGCCGCCATCCTCAGGCCTTTCCATTGGGCCGATGATTTCATCACCATGGAACTGCCGGTCGAGGGTGGTGAGGTGCGGCGCGATGAAAGCCGCCATGTCACCAAGTTCGCCATCGTCGACCGCTTTTCCGGCGAGGGGCGGACATCGAGGATGTTCTGGCTCGGCACCGGCCCGAGCACAGCCGATACGGCGCTCGCCTGCTCCATGGGGCATGACAAGCACAATATCTGGGTGGTCGGCTCATCCGACGCGGCGATGGCCAAAGCCGTCAATGCCATCCGCGCCAATCAGGGCGGATGGGCGCTGGTGCATGCCGGCGAGGTGGTTGCCACCGTCCGCTATGAGATCGGCGGCCTCATGACCTGCCGCCCGGCCGAGGAACTCGATGTCGAGATGCAGGCCCTTTACGCCGCCGGTGCCAAGATCGACTGGATGTACGAGCCGACCTATTCGCCCCGCTGGTGGGCGGGA is part of the Pleomorphomonas sp. PLEO genome and encodes:
- a CDS encoding amidohydrolase family protein, whose protein sequence is MASVLLRNATVLSVDDRNRVFAPGWVAFSEGMITGIGPMQDAPSSATFDEVVDLSGHLVMPGLVNAHTHAPMVLFRGCSEGHSLLTMDGWYNSIREPELSLVASDIGPAVALSCAEMLLSGTTTYCDQYFFADEVAKAAGRSGIRAVIAYGIVQLGDPERAVSELKNAANFIEQQRSADGRIIPWFGPHAPYVDNTEELIRAEVELAIKHGCGLHLHMACGPEDNEETLRRYGLTAAVALDRDGFFAGRVHAAHCLDLSPDDIAVFAKAPAASVAHCATAGLRSGREGICPVVDLRAAGVTVALGTDNVAANNSYDMIAEMRVAGLVASHRQGTAQPISAKELLRMATIDGAKALGLDHRAGSLEPGKAADIIAIDLNGPGYSKSPDLEALLIYSGSGRDVRHVWVDGEPLVRDRQLIRQDFADIRSTYDRTYIDFWARVRAAREVA
- a CDS encoding ABC transporter ATP-binding protein, which translates into the protein MVPLIQAKSISKTYPGGTLANNGVDLTVMPGEVHAVIGENGAGKSTLMKILFGVEQPDTGELLFDGKPVNFAKPREAIDAGIGMVFQHFSLVPSFSVYENVVLGAEPRAGIRFDRDKAIAEVRALSEKYRLKVDPLPPVGRIPVGQQQRVEILKALYRNARVLILDEPTAVLAPQEVEELFVAVRSLVAQGKTVIFIAHKLPEVLEISDRITVMRGGRTVGEVLSRDVDEHSLATMMVGREVTLRVDRAKDEGPVSLEVKGLHIHGETGAPICQDLNLKVRKGEIVGLVGVEGNGQSELIEAVAGLRSVADGAIYVDGEDLLPLDVKERRHLGLASIPEDRIARGLAVGASVAENMVATRLEDERFVRHGLLDLKAIRAQAEQLIGRFSIKVGGPASAVGTLSGGNMQKVVVARELAEQPKLLLVNQPTRGVDLGATEFIWKSITGARDGGAAVLLCSADLGELLALSDRLVVFYRGRIVAAFVNSDELTPETLGRYMLGIETQSPETVRAALK
- a CDS encoding nucleoside hydrolase, with the protein product MNKLILDTDGGIDDAQALLLLIAAGRAPHAVTTVFGNVGLDAATANILATLAVVGADIPVHMGAEKAIAQPLIDAKHVHGEDGLGGAPRPTRTAEPAGDDAVGFLIQTLREAALKDEKVDLLMIGPLTNLALALGADPAITQGIGRLTIMGGTVNGRGNVTPAAEFNIYADPEAAKIVFSADIDTVLVPWEPCVEHYLSGAEVDALFAALPDSPVKRFSMALASHARQQVAGFGGGDAFRFVDPFAAAVAVDPSIVTRSIRASVDVALAPDITRGMTVVDPSRRLGTPMVTLVEEARIERLTELYAASLAFEVHP
- a CDS encoding ABC transporter permease, with amino-acid sequence MTELLITVFSATFFVTVIRTSTPLLFATLGGLISDLSGALNVALEGMMLISALTAVIVSVHAPWYVAVLAGLAAGGALGALMGFFHLRLKADIILVGFAVNILAAGGTVFALSLATGGDKGTSINLISKAIPAVDLPFLASIPGVGPLLHSLLSGHSALSWLAILSVFGIWYFLYRTPPGLWLRAVGEYPAAPEAAGIPVAKVRFWSLVASGLLAGLGGAQLAMFNYVGFTRDMTAGRGFIALGAVLLGARHPIGAMWAALLFGVFDALSIIMPNLFSWIPAELVQSIPFLVTIIALILFSLRAQRARRVAAPLRSAEA
- a CDS encoding LacI family DNA-binding transcriptional regulator — its product is MVTLNDVARAAGVSPTAVSRHLNRSIALPKVTADRIDAAVARLGYRPNALAKRLSKGKAEAIGLAAPDISNPFFAELVSVIEAAAAERGYGISLFSTRGDREREIEAVNHLADRYFDGLILIAAQPDDGTLGALISRQNHIVLLDEDVLGAQAPRVFVENAAGTRMATEHLIAMGHRDIAVIAGPDGLGSVAERIEGFVGAMIAHSLPVDERRLMHGSFTSDFGYQAALAVARMSPRPTAILTCSDYLSVGVLRALHHLGLSVPDDISLVGFDDMPLAELFDPPLTTIRQPIAEMGRLALEWLLASIDGAEVPALTRLPVELIVRKSVADITGGTVKAKPPALIKEGQPI
- a CDS encoding ABC transporter permease, with translation MSLLTDPRTKAARNEIGRALAALAIALLVTFVVVLFTSQDPVKAYGTLLTAPFSSMRTTGLWVDEVAKLTLTGLAFAMVFQARQFSMGVQGQVYVGALFATFIALSPLGATFLALPLGILVAMLAGAAYGFIPGYAKARFGANEIVSSLMLNYLAIKIVNYLIRAHLAPTGTGQLMTEKFPAQSIFPAILPNTRFDLGIVIAAVSVAVVWFLLYRTRWGLKLRLVGHNPRFAEYAGIRSSLTMISAMTAAGAIGGLLGAVYVHGRAFGRLAIDFDGNLAFEGILVAIVARDRPLVVPIVALFYGYLRQGAQLMAIRSDVPSEVISIVQATIILLVASSFTLPGKTFWARLFRFGAAPATEAAGK
- a CDS encoding creatininase family protein encodes the protein MAAIELANASWRDAGEAITRGAWAVLPVGALEQHGYHLPLTVDTDLATGVARGIADALGALLLPAIAYGDAWNNSGFLGTISLKPDTLRAIVLDIGRELKRMGVPVLVTLNGHFGNKEPISLAARALESEGLKVIHLDYPGLEALAAKICDSQPAGPGFFHADEVETSMMLALRPDSVRMEKAVAEYPTFPPTFGIEPMQLSEFNQSGVFGDPCPSTADKGRRLIDGIVAACLAQIEAYRIRHRL
- a CDS encoding BMP family protein, whose protein sequence is MTTYMLSRRTFAGLALAAGLALPFAGSSAFAADYSKDKPLKVALVVHGNLGDKSFFDSAAAGLKKADAELPVKTTVIEAGLDRGRWQPALADAADGDYDVIIAGTWEMNAFMAELAPEYPDKKFILFDDAPDFAKADLKNMMAIQYRTSTAAYLAGYAAAKVSKTGKLGEILGVEGATVVEFAVGFEQGAKAANPNVEVTRAVAGSFTDPAKGKELALAQFSQGVDVVFPIAGGTGIGALQAARDGGKLAVGVDSDQALIFEASDPAQADVIFTSVEKKVGQSLYDTLKKTIDGTATYGQIVLLGLQDGAVAIAKNKYYDKAVPADVRAAVDEQEKKIIAGEIKVDTVMK